The region TGGAAAAAATGCATAGATTTGCATGACATTTGCTCCAATTACCAAGGAAACCAAGCTCTTGGCTGACAACAGCTCACAAACTCCAATATTGTGCTTATATAACACAGAACTATGTGTGCAATATGGGTGTGTGAAATTAGTTTAGGCGCCATTAGTTGattcagtatatatatatatatatatatgtgtgtgtgtgtgtgtgttaatttaGTAtgctatttttaaatgtactccTGAATCAATCAATATAATTTATGACTGATAacaatttatgacttttatAATGATTTTTTATGACCTTGTTACAGAATGCCAGTCTTCCTATGTTGATTATGAGGAATAATTAGATTAACATTGTTAGACAGGCACTGAACACTggtttgttttattgatacacAGAAGTAATTAAAGACTAATTTCAAGATAGACTGAAGCACTAGGCACGAATGGTTTATTTCTCTTGTAATTAAATTGATGTTTTCAGATGGAATACTCAATAAATTGCTAAGGGGAATCTCTTTCgatttaataatacattttccaaacattGTGTTCTTCCTCTGATAAtacaaattatgtatttaaattaatttaaatgtaatacatttacattttttatttattatttcagtaaaTTGAGCAAAATGTGCAGATCAAATCTTTCTTCCACAACATATACAGCCATACATAGTTTTGTCGTAGGCTCACATATCAAAGTCCACTGTCAATTTGCAGAgagctgtgtctctgtctgccatTTTTCTGGCTTCTACAACACTAGCCAACGGCTCCCACTGTGTCAATGTCAATGCGATGTCACAAACTAAGCCAAATTACTTGTTGGCAGCAGCCCTCCATTGAAATAAACTAGCGCTGTTGAAATCTGCTGTCTCGTGTGACTGCGGTATTGTGTTCAGCTGGTAGGATATtggaatttgaatattttacatCTATTGCCGCTTGGCGTTTACGTAGGATATAAGAGGCTTGAAAACCTTTGCATTGTAGCCTACTCCAGACGTAATTCttgaaaattactttttttctccatttaggGCAGTCGACTCACTCACGCACACAAGACTTTTTCTCTCGCACTTTTCCGAGCGTCGTTGTGCACTTTTATCCCAGCGAGCCCTCCAATCGTCGGTTCAGACATGCGCGAGGAGGGGGCAATGGAGAAGGGGCGTGTTTGGTATATAATACGTCTCCCTGAGAACTTTTGCCTGTCGCCTTGTCTTTGGGACAGCCTCTCACTCAACGTCTTTATCGCCTTCACCAACTGGGAAACTAACTCACCTGCAAAATATCCAACCAAATAACGCTCAACATTAGACTACTGCCAACTGACAATGGAAACCCAGCAAAGACACGGACACCCCTCAGTCTGCCACACCTGCCGGAGAATGGAAAACACAAGAATGAAGGTAATTTATGGAGACCTCACATTCTTGCTCTTCTGATTTTTTTTGCACGTTAAACAAGACCGTTTCTCCATTGAAAAGACATCCGTTGTCGAATACGTCGGCCGGCAAACACGGTCTATGCTTTTATGCAAAAAGCTTTACTCTCCATTTTGGAGTGGACACTTTCAGAACACAGACATATAACTTAATAGaacataaaacatgaatgtttttttctcgCATTTAGTTACTATCGGCTACAATAGCGTAACTTTTTAGATCCGTTCACTGTTCTCATCTTCACTCACGTATTTTTGTGCGTCCCTTCTCTGAACTCTGGACTAACAGGAGATACATTGAAGGCCGCTAGGAGGCGAGAGTCCAGCGGGACATAGAGCTCTGTCTGCTCCTTACCAGAGGGGAGAGCTAGGGAAAATAATGTGCTGAGTATGAGGATTAAGATAGTTGACTATTGAAGTCGTGCAACTTGTTGAGCACGTTGTGCAAGAGTGCTGCAGCAGAGATATGGTCATTTTCCTTTGGAATAAGCAACTCCTTGAGGTGCAATAGGGCGCTAACAGCTGGTGACTGGAAGATACACCTTCAGTGCCCATGTTGTTTCTTGTGCAAGCTAACTTTTAACAACCAGAAAATCCCACGTATCATATTAAATCgtttttaatagattttttacGCCTTGTGTAATTTGTGTGGGTGGTTAACGTATGATATTGATTTCTGACTTTGGAGCCGTTATTCCGTTTTTCGATATTTAAGAAGTCAAGAAAGGCACCAATAATTAACAATTCCCGTTTCACGTAGGCAGTGTTCCTTTTATTGTTGCCTATGTAAACATATTCCCTCCTCAGGTCAAGAAGATGTCTTCGTCCAGTCGAGTGCTGGTCATTGCGCTCGCAGTGACTCTGTACATAGTTGAAGTGGCCTCGGCAGAAACACTATGTGGAGGAGAATTGGTGGACGCGCTGCAGTTCGTCTGTGAAGATAGAGGATTCTATTTCAGTAGGTTTCCCTTCTTCCCATGTTAACCTTGatccaatattgttttcaaTTCCTTTAGGGGGGCTTCCAAACAGAAAAATTGTCTCCCGCTGGCTATTCTTTTTCGCGCgtgcatgtttgtgtctgtcagtgtgtggtaTACGCATATGTTTGTtcgctttctctttctttgttaaacaagcacgcacgcacagctTATTATAGCCAGCTGTACATCGCTGTTATGTGTCTGAAGACGCAAGCCTTTGCGATACTGCTGAGTGGACGCATTCTGCCGCTATAGCCTACCTCTGATTGCATATGAAAGGGCGGCGCGTAGAGACACACACGACTCAATGTGACACAATGGGCCCCTTGTTTACCAGCGCATTCCACTGGGGAATGTAATAGCACCCAAGAGGCATACCAGTCACCTCACCACGAATGTTCCCAGACTGCACTACACTGCGTTTGATCTAGATCTGAATGATTCAATTATTTCATTGAGCATGGATTATTAGCCTACTGGTCTATTAAGATTAAGATTGGTATATTAAGAGTTTTTACACTTTGATTGGACTTAAGGTATCTATAGCATAGTTACATCCATGGGATTTTATAAACAGTTGAtcaaaattaattacattttaaccaTGTAGTATTTACTGTTGAACAAATAGAGTTCTCTTTGCTCCTTCTCCCTTTgatatacacagcaaaaaacaaaaggtgaacaaaACTTTTTAAACATTTGCCATCCCACCCACTGGCATTGACAAACAGTTCGCTCCTTTGTGCTCCTGCTTGCCACGGAAGCCCTCTCCACCCTAGGTCATTATCCAATTTAGGCCAACatggatgcccccccccccccaacatccACCCTCTGGTTCACCCTTTCTTTCTACTCTTTTCCTGCAATCAAATACGGCCCTGGCCTCTCCTGAGGTTTCACCAACATTGTGTGTATGCAGTAAAGGACTTCAAACAAGGCCGTATTGATCGTACATAATACCCCCCCTATGCTATATCTTACTTAACCCATCACcaatccctctccctctctttttcataCCCCCTTTTTTTCTCTTGTATCTCATACCTCAGTCTCCTATGTCTTCTCTTTAAGTCCATTTTGGTTTGCGTCCCCTTGATTTATCAATCTCACACAgcctttttttatatttttatacctCCTATGTTTATTCCTCTATAGTCTTTATTTCTTGATGCTGTTCCTTACTTCTGTTCCTGTTCCTCTCTATTAGCCCTCccttcctttctgtctttcagaTATCTGCAACATCTGTACTGACTTGGCAAGGACAAGGTCAAAGGATAGCGTCCATTTTGCAGGGTTTAGTCCCCTAAAGTTTAGTCCCCTTCGTAGAGTACTTGGCTGTGAGTGATTGTCCCCACTGTGTCCTGACTCTGTGTTTAGTTATTTGTGTCTGTGCTtggatgtctctctctgtattgtgttgtatcggcAGTCTCCAGTGTGTGAGGAGTGTTTACTTAGCTAGGTATTTACCAACTGAAAGGCTTTTGATACGTTCGATACGTTAACAAGATTTGCATTTCCAGAAACAATCGTACCAACCATCAAATAACTTCTGTCACAGCTGGCCTCAGACAGTCTTTAATTTTGTTTGGTCAAAGTAAATCTGGACATAATGGATTTTGACAAAATTCCAATTCTGCTTTCCTAATCTGCTATTAATTCCTTTAGGCCGTGTCTCTCCTCTACTTATGACCTCTTTCTTGCCCCCCCTACGCAGGTAGGCCAACCAGCAGATCCAATAGCAGACGTCCCCAAAACCGTGGGATCGTGGAGGAGTGCTGCTTCCGTAGCTGTGACCTTAACCTGTTGGAGCAGTATTGTGCCAAACCTGCCAAGTCAGAGAGGGACGTGTCGGCCACATCTTTACAGGCCATACCCATGATGCCAGCACTGAGACCGGTATGTAAACAACCTCTCTGCTAGGAAAACTAGGAAA is a window of Esox lucius isolate fEsoLuc1 chromosome 19, fEsoLuc1.pri, whole genome shotgun sequence DNA encoding:
- the igf2b gene encoding insulin-like growth factor 2b — its product is METQQRHGHPSVCHTCRRMENTRMKVKKMSSSSRVLVIALAVTLYIVEVASAETLCGGELVDALQFVCEDRGFYFSRPTSRSNSRRPQNRGIVEECCFRSCDLNLLEQYCAKPAKSERDVSATSLQAIPMMPALRPDAQRKHVIMKYTKYEVWQRKAAQRLRRGVPAILRARKFRREAEKIKAREQAMFHRPLITLPSKLPPVLHPTDNYVSHN